The Spirosoma foliorum genome has a window encoding:
- a CDS encoding sensor histidine kinase, translated as MHREPYASGLLNVLFEQGVDFLGVYDFQKDCYVRINQIGVKMLGYPSEQLLIDQPQFSFRKKQLTPEQRAQAITQILQQGYYEEETEIARYTGETFWGRLIVEPFADGQLALIRITNLDRLHRAEQELDHSVRRYEAVFTNATIGIIVCDQQGKIVSANQVAGQLFGYGVNQLIELPIDQLVPQSISQYHQKLRQSFIDHPQARPMGHNRDLYAQRKDGSLFPVEVSLSYFRLDNTMYAVAYIIDITLKKGVEKQVLDQKDQLERLNAELEQKVINRTHALMNTLRQLETSKEELAQSLKAERELGELKSRFVSMASHEFRTPLTAILNSTTLIEKYPDTDQQPKRQNHLHRIRMSVKHLNEILEEFLSVGKLEEGKVIANPTLVDLSQLVDEVIGDMQSLLKAGQMIATDIHCPYLIWLDPSLLRKIIVNLLSNAIKYSGEESIIRILATTDEQRIMLIIKDQGIGISIDDQQHLFEQFFRAKNAANIAGTGLGLHIVAKYVELMRGTITLQSELNKGTTVTITFPYENHPLD; from the coding sequence ATGCATAGAGAACCGTATGCCAGCGGCTTGCTAAATGTTCTATTTGAACAGGGCGTCGACTTTTTGGGAGTATATGATTTTCAGAAGGATTGCTACGTTCGGATTAATCAGATTGGTGTAAAGATGCTTGGCTATCCGTCGGAACAATTGTTGATCGATCAGCCCCAGTTCTCTTTCCGAAAAAAACAGCTTACACCCGAACAGCGGGCCCAGGCTATTACCCAAATCCTTCAGCAGGGATATTATGAAGAGGAGACCGAAATAGCGCGGTATACTGGCGAAACATTCTGGGGCCGACTCATTGTGGAGCCATTTGCCGATGGTCAGCTGGCCCTTATCCGAATTACCAACCTGGATCGTTTACACCGTGCTGAACAAGAGTTAGATCATAGCGTTCGGCGGTATGAAGCCGTTTTTACGAACGCAACAATCGGCATTATTGTGTGCGATCAGCAGGGGAAAATCGTGTCGGCCAATCAGGTTGCTGGACAGTTATTCGGGTATGGCGTAAATCAATTAATAGAGTTGCCCATTGATCAGCTGGTTCCTCAAAGCATCAGTCAATACCACCAGAAACTTCGCCAATCCTTTATTGACCATCCGCAGGCCCGGCCAATGGGCCATAACCGAGATCTGTATGCGCAGCGTAAGGATGGGTCGCTGTTTCCGGTCGAAGTGAGCCTGAGTTATTTCCGGCTCGATAATACAATGTACGCAGTGGCTTACATTATCGACATTACCCTCAAAAAGGGGGTAGAGAAACAGGTATTAGACCAAAAAGATCAGCTGGAACGATTGAACGCCGAACTCGAACAAAAAGTAATCAATCGTACGCATGCCTTAATGAATACACTGAGGCAATTAGAAACGTCAAAAGAAGAGTTAGCCCAGTCGCTCAAAGCCGAGCGTGAATTGGGTGAATTAAAATCCCGATTTGTGTCAATGGCATCCCACGAGTTTCGCACTCCATTGACAGCCATTCTGAACTCAACTACCCTGATTGAGAAATACCCAGACACAGATCAGCAGCCGAAACGCCAGAATCATTTGCACCGGATTCGTATGTCGGTCAAACATTTGAATGAAATTCTAGAAGAATTTTTATCCGTTGGCAAGCTCGAAGAAGGAAAAGTTATCGCAAACCCAACTTTAGTCGATCTTTCTCAACTGGTGGATGAGGTCATTGGCGATATGCAAAGTCTTCTGAAAGCCGGACAGATGATTGCAACGGATATCCACTGCCCATATCTCATTTGGCTCGACCCATCCTTACTTCGTAAGATAATCGTCAATCTTCTCTCTAACGCGATAAAATACTCGGGCGAAGAATCGATTATCCGGATTTTAGCTACTACTGATGAACAGCGGATCATGCTGATTATAAAAGATCAGGGCATTGGGATTTCCATTGATGATCAACAGCACCTGTTTGAGCAATTTTTCCGGGCCAAAAACGCAGCTAACATAGCGGGTACGGGCCTGGGGCTTCACATAGTGGCT
- a CDS encoding cation-translocating P-type ATPase — translation MISSELPLPANLIGLTAPEVDQARERFGSNALADKEYDWQLLIRIGTEPMFILLALACSLYFFLGEWYEGIALGLAMALVSGLSILESIRSDRALEALQQLTAPTVQVMRNGKLEALPTEQLVVGDVILLTEGQTVPADSRLLQANDCSVDESTLTGESVPVFKAEIGDQFFKGTTLTSGRAFLLVNAVGGSTEIGKLGHVLQTITPEQTPLQQQIHQFVNRMAFIGLGAFLLVWTINFARSGDWMSSLLVGLTMAMTILPEEIPVAFSSFMALGAFRLAHLGVLTKQPQTVESLGSASVICVDKTGTITQEGMILTQLYVGSEHRIVSISSSLSSAALDVVTYARWASEPEPFDPMEKAILVVYHKYKLSGEPMKRPIVHEYPLAGSPPMMTHVYEQQSGPRLIAGKGAVERIVTSCSLDAQEADTILQQARQLSAQGYRVVGVAGSEWTGSSFPKNQDDFNWQFKGLIAFENPPKSNAKRVISQFKQAGIAVKLITGDFPETAISIARQVGLLVDRRILTGAEVMALSDVMLQQQVGLTSVFARMSPDAKLRVIQALKATGQVVAMTGDGVNDGPALKAAHIGVAMGQRGTELARQAASLILTNDNLASMVNAIALGRRIYQNLKKAIAYIISIHIPIILTVTVPLLANWPFTNLFSPIHVILLELIMGPTCSIGFEQEPAEKGLMHQPPRPINSTFFTGKELSLSLIQGLVIALFTLGVYYQSMQQGLPIDVVRTKTFASLIMSNLWLTLVSRSNQESLLSTLKKPNPFLWNIIGITLVLLTAILFIPAIRSFMQFSSLNAAQLGQCMLSGFASVIWVEGYKWRKREAINSF, via the coding sequence ATGATCTCCTCTGAACTACCTCTACCTGCAAACCTGATTGGACTGACAGCTCCAGAAGTTGATCAAGCCCGAGAACGATTTGGTTCTAACGCCTTGGCTGACAAGGAATACGACTGGCAATTGCTCATTCGGATTGGCACTGAACCCATGTTCATTTTACTGGCACTGGCCTGTAGTCTGTACTTTTTTTTAGGCGAATGGTACGAGGGCATTGCCCTGGGGCTGGCAATGGCATTAGTATCGGGGCTTTCGATTCTCGAATCCATACGAAGTGATCGCGCCCTGGAAGCGCTTCAACAACTAACAGCGCCTACGGTGCAAGTAATGCGTAATGGTAAGCTCGAAGCGTTACCGACTGAGCAGTTGGTTGTAGGCGATGTTATTCTATTGACAGAAGGGCAAACCGTTCCTGCTGATAGCCGTTTACTACAGGCAAATGACTGCTCGGTTGACGAAAGCACGTTGACTGGAGAGTCGGTTCCAGTGTTTAAGGCTGAAATAGGAGATCAATTTTTTAAAGGAACAACCTTAACATCAGGGAGGGCCTTTCTGTTGGTTAATGCCGTTGGGGGCAGCACCGAAATTGGTAAGTTAGGCCATGTTCTTCAAACAATTACGCCCGAACAAACACCGCTTCAACAACAAATTCATCAGTTTGTAAATCGGATGGCGTTTATTGGACTAGGTGCATTTTTACTGGTCTGGACGATCAATTTTGCCCGATCTGGCGACTGGATGAGCTCTTTACTGGTTGGCCTAACTATGGCAATGACTATCCTGCCGGAAGAGATTCCGGTGGCATTCAGCAGCTTTATGGCACTCGGGGCTTTCCGTCTGGCTCATTTGGGTGTTTTAACCAAGCAACCCCAAACCGTAGAAAGTTTAGGGTCTGCCTCGGTGATCTGCGTTGACAAAACCGGAACGATTACACAGGAAGGTATGATCCTGACCCAACTCTATGTGGGCTCCGAGCATCGTATTGTCTCTATTTCTTCTAGTTTATCGTCGGCAGCACTTGATGTAGTAACCTATGCCCGATGGGCAAGTGAGCCAGAGCCATTCGACCCAATGGAAAAAGCAATTCTGGTGGTTTATCACAAATATAAACTATCTGGTGAGCCCATGAAGCGGCCGATTGTTCATGAATATCCTTTAGCAGGATCGCCCCCTATGATGACCCATGTTTATGAACAGCAATCGGGTCCAAGGTTAATTGCAGGCAAAGGCGCAGTCGAACGAATCGTTACTAGTTGTTCACTGGATGCCCAGGAAGCAGACACTATCCTTCAGCAAGCCCGTCAATTATCTGCTCAGGGTTACCGGGTTGTTGGTGTCGCTGGCAGTGAATGGACAGGTTCTTCGTTCCCCAAAAATCAGGATGATTTCAACTGGCAGTTTAAAGGCTTGATAGCCTTTGAAAATCCGCCTAAATCCAATGCCAAACGAGTTATCAGTCAGTTTAAGCAAGCAGGCATTGCCGTTAAACTAATTACCGGCGACTTCCCGGAAACGGCCATCTCTATTGCCAGGCAAGTTGGCTTACTGGTTGATAGGCGCATATTGACCGGGGCGGAAGTGATGGCCTTGTCCGACGTCATGCTCCAGCAACAAGTTGGCCTAACCAGTGTATTCGCCCGCATGTCGCCCGACGCCAAACTCCGAGTGATTCAGGCACTTAAGGCTACCGGGCAAGTCGTTGCTATGACGGGCGACGGCGTCAACGATGGGCCAGCCTTAAAAGCCGCTCATATCGGTGTGGCTATGGGTCAGCGAGGCACGGAGTTAGCCCGACAAGCGGCCTCACTTATCCTGACCAATGATAATCTGGCTAGCATGGTTAATGCCATTGCGCTCGGCCGTAGAATTTACCAGAATCTTAAAAAAGCAATTGCCTACATCATATCCATTCACATTCCAATCATTCTGACCGTCACGGTTCCATTGCTGGCCAACTGGCCGTTTACCAATCTGTTTAGTCCTATTCATGTTATTTTACTGGAGCTGATTATGGGGCCAACCTGCTCCATTGGCTTTGAGCAAGAACCTGCGGAGAAAGGATTGATGCATCAGCCACCACGGCCCATCAACAGCACTTTTTTTACCGGCAAGGAATTAAGCTTGAGTCTGATTCAGGGATTGGTAATTGCCCTGTTCACACTTGGGGTTTATTATCAGAGCATGCAGCAGGGGCTACCGATTGACGTTGTTCGAACCAAGACGTTTGCAAGCTTAATTATGAGTAATCTCTGGCTAACCCTGGTAAGTCGATCAAATCAAGAATCCCTTCTGAGTACGCTGAAAAAGCCAAACCCGTTTCTATGGAATATCATTGGCATAACCCTAGTTCTGCTGACTGCCATTTTGTTTATTCCAGCGATTCGCTCGTTTATGCAGTTCTCATCATTAAATGCAGCTCAATTGGGCCAGTGTATGCTATCTGGTTTCGCCAGTGTAATTTGGGTTGAAGGGTACAAGTGGAGGAAGCGTGAGGCAATTAATTCGTTTTAG
- a CDS encoding phosphoketolase family protein, giving the protein MNPVVDFSIPEPTYQRLANVHRYWLATNYLGAAQLYLRDNFLLERPLKSTDIKPRLLGHWGTQPGLNLLYAHLNRLIQDTDASILLVTGPGHGAPAILANLYLEGTLGEYDPTYQVGLNGMSQLIRQFSWPYGLPSHLVPGTPGQIQEGGELGYCLSHAFGAALDNPDLIVACVVGDGEAETGPLAASWHSNKYLNPATSGAVLPILHANGYKLSGPTIYGRMSHEELTNLFTGYGYQVRIIGGSDPMQVHAAMWQAMNWAYGEIRTIQQNARAGLLMGVPAWPMLILQTPKGWTCPLTVDGQPIENTSHAHQLPVADPAGKPSQLATLESWLRSYRPQDLFDGMGQPFSSVTSNCPMGSRRIGMNAHANGGQLLVPLELPNYFDYAVKVPSPGTVSVEGTHQLAIYLRDVFCLNESAQNFRIVCPDETTSNRMTPLFQATQRAWMGPMVETDEFLSPDGQVMEILSEHTCEGWLEGYLLTGRHGLFGCYEAFIPLVDSMLNQYAKWLKVSKETSWRKPLASLNYLLTSHVWRQDHNGYTHQVPSFINSVVAKKSSVARVYLPPDANCLLAVTDHCLRSRDYINLIVASKACQAQWLSIDAARDHCSRGLSVWDWAGNAGDQQPDVVLACAGDVPTNETIAAAAILKERLPDLRVRVLNIVDLLTIMSPEDHPHGFPEAAFSQLFTTDRPVIFAFHGYPMLIHELLHHRTNPNRFHVRGYMEEGRTTTPFDMLVLNNMSRYQLVMAALQHTNNLPGTQALVQWCQDKLTQHAAYIRREGLDMPEVRS; this is encoded by the coding sequence ATGAACCCGGTCGTCGATTTTTCTATCCCTGAGCCGACTTATCAGCGGCTTGCCAATGTGCACCGTTACTGGCTGGCCACCAACTACCTGGGGGCTGCCCAGCTTTATCTTCGCGATAATTTTTTACTGGAACGCCCGCTAAAATCGACTGATATTAAACCACGACTGCTTGGTCACTGGGGTACCCAGCCAGGGCTGAATCTGCTATATGCCCATTTAAATCGACTCATTCAGGATACCGATGCCAGCATACTACTCGTAACCGGCCCCGGACATGGCGCCCCGGCCATTCTGGCAAATTTGTATCTGGAAGGAACCCTGGGCGAATACGATCCTACCTATCAAGTCGGGCTTAACGGCATGAGCCAGTTGATCCGTCAGTTTTCGTGGCCTTACGGCCTACCAAGCCATCTGGTTCCGGGAACGCCCGGTCAGATTCAGGAGGGAGGGGAGCTTGGCTACTGTCTTTCGCATGCATTTGGAGCCGCCCTCGATAATCCAGACCTGATCGTTGCCTGCGTGGTGGGCGATGGAGAAGCCGAAACAGGCCCGCTGGCTGCTTCCTGGCATTCGAATAAATACCTGAATCCCGCTACATCGGGAGCCGTCCTGCCCATTTTACATGCCAATGGGTATAAATTGTCGGGCCCCACGATTTACGGACGGATGAGCCATGAGGAGCTAACCAATTTGTTTACAGGTTATGGCTATCAGGTTCGTATCATTGGTGGTAGCGATCCGATGCAGGTACATGCAGCGATGTGGCAGGCGATGAACTGGGCCTATGGTGAAATTCGGACGATTCAGCAAAACGCCAGGGCGGGTTTGTTGATGGGCGTGCCAGCCTGGCCAATGTTGATTCTGCAAACACCCAAAGGGTGGACTTGCCCGCTGACCGTTGATGGACAGCCGATTGAGAATACATCCCATGCACACCAATTGCCCGTAGCCGATCCCGCCGGGAAGCCATCTCAACTTGCTACCTTGGAATCCTGGCTGCGGAGTTATCGCCCCCAGGATTTATTTGATGGCATGGGACAACCTTTTTCAAGTGTCACAAGCAACTGCCCAATGGGTTCCCGGCGAATTGGGATGAATGCCCACGCAAATGGCGGGCAGTTACTGGTTCCCCTCGAATTACCTAACTATTTCGACTACGCAGTGAAGGTTCCATCGCCAGGTACTGTATCTGTTGAAGGAACGCACCAATTGGCCATTTACCTACGGGATGTATTTTGCCTGAATGAATCGGCTCAAAACTTTCGGATCGTCTGCCCCGACGAGACGACATCGAACCGCATGACTCCGCTGTTTCAAGCGACGCAACGAGCCTGGATGGGGCCAATGGTCGAGACGGACGAGTTCCTTTCTCCTGATGGTCAGGTGATGGAAATTCTGAGTGAACACACCTGCGAAGGCTGGCTGGAGGGTTATCTGCTTACGGGGCGTCATGGGTTGTTTGGCTGTTACGAAGCGTTTATCCCACTTGTCGATTCAATGCTAAATCAGTATGCCAAGTGGTTAAAGGTAAGTAAAGAAACATCCTGGCGTAAACCGCTGGCTTCGTTGAACTACCTGCTCACCTCCCACGTCTGGCGGCAGGATCATAACGGCTACACCCACCAGGTTCCCAGTTTCATTAATTCGGTTGTGGCCAAGAAAAGCTCCGTTGCGCGGGTATACCTGCCGCCCGATGCCAACTGTCTGCTCGCTGTAACTGACCATTGCCTTCGTAGCCGCGATTACATTAATTTGATTGTTGCTTCCAAAGCGTGCCAGGCCCAATGGTTATCCATTGACGCTGCCCGTGATCACTGTAGTCGAGGCTTGTCCGTCTGGGATTGGGCGGGCAATGCCGGTGATCAACAACCGGATGTGGTACTGGCCTGCGCCGGTGATGTTCCGACGAATGAGACAATTGCCGCTGCCGCAATTTTGAAAGAACGCTTACCCGATCTTCGGGTACGGGTACTAAACATTGTTGATTTGCTGACAATCATGTCGCCAGAGGATCACCCACATGGTTTTCCGGAAGCCGCCTTTAGTCAACTCTTTACAACTGACCGGCCCGTGATTTTTGCGTTTCACGGCTATCCAATGCTCATTCACGAACTGCTCCACCATCGAACAAATCCCAATCGGTTTCACGTGCGGGGCTATATGGAGGAAGGTCGCACGACTACGCCTTTTGATATGCTTGTACTCAACAACATGAGTCGTTACCAATTGGTGATGGCCGCGCTTCAGCATACTAATAACCTGCCTGGTACGCAAGCGCTGGTGCAATGGTGTCAGGATAAACTTACTCAACACGCAGCCTATATTCGCCGGGAGGGACTGGATATGCCAGAGGTGCGAAGTTGA